One genomic segment of Caballeronia sp. TF1N1 includes these proteins:
- a CDS encoding inorganic phosphate transporter has product MNDFALSTGRQGRTTGQRLALLLFLIAIAAGAVYCVTHLFEDLSPVRESSAFPYILLGIALLIALGFEFVNGFHDTANAVATVIYTHSLTPNLAVVWSGAWNFVGVLVSSGAVAFGILQLLPVELIIGVGSSQGFAMVFALLIAAIIWNLGTWALGLPSSSSHTLIGSVIGVGLMNQMLHGANGTSGVDWAQATSVGKSLLLSPLVGFIAAGFLLYVMKLVVRVPALYKEPEKNTPPPFWIRCLLILTCTGVSFAHGSNDGQKGMGLIMLILIGTVPTAYALNKAVTAEETQTFLSVSHNASEVLQRYADGKPAATDSRGAVEHYVQTKTLAPDTVPSLKNLIDSIDAKVRPSETIANLPQGTVRNVRNDMYVASEALRLMEKQKAPAFTNDDSAVLTNYKAQIDHATKFIPTWVKVAVAVALGLGTMVGWKRIVVTVGERIGKTHLTYGQGASAELVAMLTIGAADVYGLPVSTTHVLSSGVAGTMAANGSGLQWRTVRSLALAWVLTLPVSIILAGGLFWAFRGIF; this is encoded by the coding sequence ATGAACGACTTTGCTCTTTCTACAGGCCGTCAGGGCCGCACCACCGGGCAACGGCTCGCCCTACTGCTCTTTCTAATCGCCATCGCGGCAGGCGCCGTTTATTGCGTCACGCATCTTTTCGAAGACCTCTCGCCCGTGCGCGAATCGTCAGCGTTTCCGTACATCTTGCTTGGCATTGCGCTTTTGATCGCGCTCGGCTTTGAGTTCGTCAATGGCTTTCACGATACCGCGAACGCCGTCGCCACCGTCATCTACACGCACTCGCTGACGCCGAATCTGGCTGTCGTCTGGTCCGGCGCGTGGAACTTCGTCGGCGTGCTGGTCTCGAGCGGCGCGGTGGCCTTCGGTATCCTGCAACTGCTGCCGGTGGAATTGATCATCGGCGTGGGGAGCTCGCAGGGCTTCGCGATGGTCTTTGCGCTCCTGATCGCGGCGATCATCTGGAACCTCGGCACGTGGGCGCTCGGCTTGCCGTCGTCCAGTTCGCATACGCTGATCGGCTCCGTGATCGGCGTCGGGCTGATGAACCAGATGCTGCACGGCGCGAACGGAACGTCCGGTGTCGATTGGGCGCAAGCGACCTCGGTCGGCAAGTCGCTGCTGCTTTCGCCGCTGGTCGGCTTTATCGCCGCGGGCTTTTTGCTCTACGTGATGAAACTGGTCGTGCGCGTGCCCGCGCTCTACAAGGAGCCGGAAAAGAACACGCCGCCGCCCTTCTGGATTCGCTGCCTGCTGATTCTCACCTGCACGGGCGTTTCGTTCGCGCACGGCTCCAACGACGGCCAGAAAGGCATGGGCCTCATCATGCTGATTTTGATCGGCACGGTGCCGACCGCTTACGCGCTCAACAAGGCCGTCACGGCCGAGGAAACGCAGACCTTCCTCTCGGTCAGCCACAACGCATCCGAAGTGCTGCAGCGTTACGCCGATGGCAAGCCTGCCGCCACGGATTCACGCGGCGCCGTCGAGCATTACGTGCAGACGAAGACGCTTGCGCCAGACACGGTTCCGTCGCTGAAAAATCTGATCGATTCCATCGATGCGAAAGTGCGTCCGAGCGAAACCATCGCCAATTTGCCGCAGGGAACGGTGCGCAACGTGCGTAACGACATGTACGTGGCATCGGAAGCGCTGCGTCTGATGGAAAAGCAAAAAGCGCCGGCCTTCACGAATGACGATTCCGCCGTGCTCACCAACTACAAGGCGCAGATCGATCACGCCACCAAGTTCATCCCGACCTGGGTGAAGGTTGCGGTGGCCGTCGCGCTCGGGCTTGGCACGATGGTCGGCTGGAAGCGCATCGTTGTGACGGTGGGCGAGCGTATCGGCAAGACGCATCTGACATATGGACAAGGCGCTTCGGCGGAACTGGTCGCGATGCTGACCATCGGCGCCGCCGACGTTTACGGCTTGCCGGTGAGCACGACACACGTGCTGTCGTCGGGCGTCGCGGGCACGATGGCCGCGAACGGCTCCGGTCTTCAATGGCGCACCGTGCGTAGTCTCGCGCTGGCTTGGGTGCTGACCTTGCCGGTGTCGATCATCCTCGCGGGCGGACTTTTCTGGGCCTTTCGCGGTATCTTCTAA
- a CDS encoding TOBE domain-containing protein — MNETAPSATAESLAVGGAVWLQSGDATLGGAARIALLAAIRDNGSITAAAKAVGMSYKAAWDAVDTMNNLAGEPLVITASGGRGGGGTTLTSAARRLIETYQAVEREHRKFLQQAGMAMEGFARDWQLIGRLGMKTSARNQLAGKVTKVTRGAVNDEIELGLPGGQTIVAVVTHESTESLGLKEGSEAFALIKASWVMLMEDAPAKISARNQLRGTVASVTKGAVNAEVTLTLDDATTVTAIITNRSADTLGLAEGQKAVAVIKASSVIIGVND; from the coding sequence ATGAACGAAACAGCACCCTCCGCCACGGCCGAATCATTGGCAGTTGGTGGCGCTGTCTGGCTGCAAAGCGGCGACGCGACTCTTGGCGGCGCGGCGCGTATTGCGCTGCTCGCGGCGATTCGCGATAACGGATCGATCACGGCGGCGGCAAAGGCCGTCGGCATGAGTTACAAGGCGGCCTGGGATGCGGTCGACACCATGAACAATCTCGCTGGCGAGCCACTCGTGATTACCGCGAGCGGTGGGCGGGGCGGAGGCGGAACCACATTGACATCGGCGGCGCGGCGTCTCATCGAGACCTACCAAGCGGTCGAACGCGAACATCGCAAGTTTCTTCAACAAGCGGGCATGGCTATGGAAGGCTTCGCCCGCGACTGGCAACTCATAGGGAGACTAGGAATGAAAACGAGTGCACGCAATCAACTGGCGGGGAAAGTCACCAAAGTCACGCGCGGCGCGGTGAACGACGAAATCGAACTGGGCTTGCCGGGTGGACAGACGATCGTTGCCGTGGTTACGCACGAAAGCACCGAATCGCTCGGTCTCAAGGAAGGCAGCGAAGCGTTCGCGCTCATCAAGGCGTCGTGGGTCATGCTGATGGAAGACGCGCCCGCGAAGATTTCGGCACGCAATCAGTTGCGTGGCACGGTGGCGAGTGTGACGAAGGGCGCCGTGAACGCCGAAGTGACACTGACGCTGGACGACGCAACCACCGTGACCGCGATCATCACGAACCGCAGCGCCGATACACTCGGCCTCGCAGAAGGTCAGAAAGCCGTTGCAGTGATCAAGGCTTCCAGCGTGATCATTGGTGTGAACGACTGA
- a CDS encoding phosphatase PAP2 family protein, whose protein sequence is MNLVPSASTWFFVTAFGSVGVMAPLAVVVAAWLAVGYRWKYACAWLGLLGVASGLVALSKIAFIGWGIGVRDLDFTGISGHALMSTAVLPVALFVAALSMRASLRVTAIVLGLVIGVMVGVSRVVLNAHSISEVVAGGLLGAVVAVAFACIAWRAQAAKTLSPGPVAASLAAVVIALHGVPVPTQQWITQIALELSGHERPYIRARWKVQNYRIPARRTEALAVPFAVA, encoded by the coding sequence ATGAACCTTGTTCCATCAGCCTCAACCTGGTTTTTCGTTACCGCTTTCGGCAGCGTCGGCGTCATGGCGCCGTTGGCGGTCGTGGTTGCGGCGTGGCTCGCCGTCGGCTACCGATGGAAATACGCGTGCGCGTGGCTCGGGTTGCTCGGTGTTGCCAGCGGACTCGTGGCGTTGAGCAAGATCGCGTTTATCGGTTGGGGAATCGGCGTGCGCGATCTGGATTTCACCGGCATCAGCGGTCATGCGTTGATGTCGACGGCTGTACTGCCGGTTGCGCTATTCGTCGCCGCGTTGTCGATGCGCGCGTCGTTGCGCGTCACAGCGATCGTGCTGGGACTTGTTATTGGCGTAATGGTGGGCGTGTCGCGTGTCGTGCTGAACGCGCATTCGATCTCGGAAGTGGTCGCGGGAGGTTTGCTTGGCGCAGTGGTGGCCGTTGCTTTCGCGTGCATCGCGTGGCGGGCGCAAGCGGCGAAAACGCTATCACCGGGACCGGTCGCGGCGAGCCTGGCTGCGGTCGTGATCGCGTTGCATGGCGTGCCGGTGCCTACTCAGCAGTGGATCACGCAGATCGCGCTGGAACTGTCCGGCCACGAGCGGCCGTATATCCGGGCGCGCTGGAAAGTGCAAAACTATCGAATTCCAGCGCGTCGGACCGAGGCGCTGGCGGTGCCGTTCGCGGTTGCTTGA
- a CDS encoding PHB depolymerase family esterase, whose protein sequence is MSKSLTKLWLRGLRRLVASQVEPLRVPKSRPSTKPARPKSVKTKLKSGAATKAATVRSGSGLGAQPTARESRVRPRASAWALGKWMRSYHSAPPTGGRFVNHVSYALYTPPQAELDRVPLVVMLHGCQQNADDFAQGTRLNLLADKFGFAVLYPEQSKHDHAHRCWRWYDASGNGGGGEAASIVSLVKAVVAEHGFDAERVYLAGMSAGAGMSALLAVRYPQLFAAVGLHSGVVFGEASSAIGAMDVMRRGSRNDPVTLVDAAVDTREYPGMPAIIVHGELDSVVSPSNAAQLTQQFLRLNGFVDAAGVPRAGELREEKQADGVVRDYFKNGRRVVKSVVVRGLGHAWAGGDDTVAFHSAKGPDSSAVMWEFFKHQRRSSESARAAFVA, encoded by the coding sequence ATGTCGAAAAGCCTTACCAAGCTCTGGTTGCGTGGCTTGAGACGCCTGGTCGCCAGTCAAGTCGAACCCTTGCGTGTGCCGAAGTCGCGTCCCTCAACAAAGCCAGCCCGACCGAAAAGCGTCAAGACAAAACTCAAGTCGGGCGCTGCTACCAAGGCAGCCACTGTGCGCAGTGGCTCAGGCCTTGGTGCGCAGCCGACGGCGCGGGAGTCGCGAGTTCGTCCGCGCGCGTCCGCCTGGGCTTTGGGGAAGTGGATGCGTTCCTATCATTCCGCGCCGCCGACGGGCGGACGCTTCGTCAACCATGTTTCGTACGCGCTGTACACGCCGCCGCAAGCCGAACTCGACCGAGTGCCGCTCGTCGTCATGTTGCACGGCTGTCAGCAGAATGCCGATGATTTTGCGCAAGGAACGCGCCTCAATCTTCTCGCCGACAAGTTTGGTTTCGCCGTGCTGTATCCCGAACAGTCTAAGCATGATCATGCGCATCGTTGCTGGCGCTGGTACGACGCGTCCGGCAATGGAGGCGGCGGCGAGGCGGCGTCGATCGTATCGCTGGTCAAGGCGGTCGTCGCCGAGCATGGTTTCGACGCCGAGCGCGTCTATCTCGCCGGCATGTCGGCGGGTGCTGGCATGTCCGCCTTGTTGGCGGTGCGATATCCGCAACTGTTCGCCGCTGTCGGCTTGCACTCTGGGGTAGTGTTCGGCGAGGCTAGTTCAGCAATCGGCGCGATGGATGTCATGCGTCGCGGCAGTCGCAACGACCCCGTCACGCTCGTCGATGCTGCCGTCGACACGCGCGAATATCCCGGAATGCCGGCGATCATCGTCCACGGCGAGTTGGATTCGGTCGTGTCGCCGTCCAACGCCGCACAATTGACGCAACAATTTTTGCGTCTCAACGGTTTCGTCGATGCCGCTGGTGTTCCGCGCGCAGGCGAATTGCGTGAAGAGAAGCAAGCGGATGGCGTCGTGCGCGACTACTTCAAGAATGGCCGGCGCGTCGTCAAGAGCGTGGTCGTTCGCGGATTGGGCCACGCGTGGGCGGGCGGCGACGATACCGTGGCTTTCCATTCAGCCAAGGGTCCGGACTCGTCAGCCGTGATGTGGGAGTTCTTCAAACATCAACGCCGTTCCAGCGAGTCCGCGCGCGCGGCTTTCGTTGCTTAG
- a CDS encoding DUF3563 family protein produces MFLLSRIFLFLTKSADQRDRERDDAYLAEATDIYDLEYRMKRLDQRAGTRHPTWMAN; encoded by the coding sequence ATGTTCCTGCTCAGCCGCATTTTCCTGTTTCTGACGAAGTCCGCCGACCAACGCGATCGCGAACGCGACGACGCATATTTGGCCGAAGCCACCGACATTTATGATCTCGAATATCGCATGAAGCGCCTGGATCAGCGCGCTGGCACGCGTCATCCGACGTGGATGGCGAACTGA
- a CDS encoding organic hydroperoxide resistance protein encodes MSILYKATATSTGGRDGRAVSSDEQLNVKLSAPKALGGTGAEGTNPEQLFAAGYSACFLSAMKFVAGQQKRTVPADTTVTADVGVGPNDAGGFALDIELRIALPGLDRAEAQALVDAAHKVCPYSNATRNNVDVRVKLV; translated from the coding sequence ATGAGCATCCTGTACAAGGCAACCGCGACGAGCACCGGTGGACGCGACGGACGCGCGGTGTCATCCGACGAACAACTGAACGTGAAGTTGAGCGCACCGAAGGCCTTGGGCGGCACGGGCGCAGAAGGAACGAATCCTGAACAATTGTTCGCGGCGGGCTACTCGGCGTGCTTTCTTTCCGCGATGAAATTTGTCGCCGGCCAGCAAAAGCGTACGGTTCCGGCGGATACGACCGTCACCGCCGACGTGGGCGTCGGCCCGAACGATGCGGGCGGCTTTGCGCTGGATATCGAATTGCGCATCGCGCTGCCGGGACTTGACCGAGCGGAAGCACAAGCGCTCGTCGATGCGGCTCACAAAGTTTGCCCGTATTCGAACGCGACGCGCAACAACGTCGATGTGCGCGTGAAGCTCGTCTGA
- a CDS encoding MarR family winged helix-turn-helix transcriptional regulator has protein sequence MTSPDDFPLELDQQICFALYSTSLAMTKTYKPMLDKLGLTYPQYLAMLVLWESDNLTVKEIAARLSLDSATLTPLLKRLEAQGYVERMRGVEDERQVHVRLTAQGRSLRQSARAIPPEIFCAAGSDVDELVRLRSDLVRLRASLNEYLER, from the coding sequence ATGACCTCGCCCGACGACTTCCCGCTCGAACTCGATCAGCAAATCTGCTTCGCGCTCTATTCGACATCGCTCGCGATGACGAAAACCTACAAGCCGATGCTCGACAAACTCGGCCTCACCTATCCGCAGTATCTGGCGATGCTCGTGCTGTGGGAAAGCGACAATCTCACCGTAAAGGAAATCGCCGCGCGCCTGTCGCTCGATTCCGCCACGCTCACGCCGCTGCTCAAGCGCCTGGAGGCGCAGGGGTACGTCGAGCGCATGCGCGGCGTCGAGGACGAACGGCAGGTGCACGTGCGCTTGACGGCGCAAGGCCGGTCGCTGCGGCAATCCGCGCGTGCCATTCCGCCTGAGATCTTTTGCGCGGCTGGATCGGATGTCGACGAATTAGTGCGCCTGCGCAGCGATCTGGTCAGGCTGCGCGCATCGCTCAACGAGTATCTAGAACGCTGA
- a CDS encoding BPSS1780 family membrane protein, with the protein MRLIEVPAKTGYVWFRQGIWLFRRNPFAFLTVFFAYLFVMTLISRVPLIGPLLPLLFIPGIAVGFMAACRDTIAGKPVWPTVLVDGFRSYGTVVARRLLALGAIYVVAMAVIFAASALVDGGTLLGLMMGDGPAGDPETVAASFSPLAVLVAMACYIPVAMLFWFAPILVAWHDVTPAKALFFSLVSCWRNRGAFVLYGVLWIAVALAVSFGLTALMQALGVSQEMALAVLMPASILVTTALYCSFYATYRGCFGVQSPDTPDMPNASDTPGI; encoded by the coding sequence ATGCGACTGATCGAAGTTCCCGCCAAGACCGGCTATGTATGGTTCCGCCAGGGCATCTGGCTGTTCCGCCGCAATCCGTTTGCGTTTCTCACCGTGTTCTTCGCTTATCTGTTCGTGATGACGCTGATTTCGCGCGTGCCGCTCATCGGACCGCTGTTGCCGTTGCTATTCATTCCGGGCATCGCGGTAGGTTTCATGGCCGCCTGCCGCGATACCATCGCGGGCAAGCCCGTTTGGCCGACCGTTCTCGTCGATGGCTTCCGCTCCTACGGCACCGTGGTCGCGCGCCGTCTGCTCGCGCTCGGCGCGATCTACGTCGTGGCGATGGCGGTAATCTTCGCGGCATCGGCACTGGTCGACGGCGGCACGCTGCTCGGCCTGATGATGGGCGACGGCCCCGCCGGCGACCCCGAAACCGTGGCCGCGAGCTTCAGCCCGCTCGCCGTGCTGGTGGCGATGGCCTGCTACATCCCAGTGGCCATGCTGTTCTGGTTCGCGCCCATTCTCGTTGCATGGCACGACGTGACGCCCGCGAAGGCGCTGTTCTTCAGCCTCGTGTCGTGCTGGCGTAATCGCGGCGCCTTCGTGCTTTACGGCGTGTTGTGGATTGCCGTGGCGCTTGCCGTATCGTTTGGCCTGACCGCGCTGATGCAGGCGCTCGGCGTGAGCCAGGAGATGGCGTTGGCGGTGCTCATGCCCGCGTCGATTCTCGTCACGACCGCGCTCTACTGCTCGTTCTATGCGACTTATCGCGGCTGCTTCGGCGTGCAGTCGCCGGACACGCCGGATATGCCTAATGCATCGGATACACCGGGCATCTGA
- a CDS encoding homoserine kinase, whose product MAVFTPVSDAELGDWLQHYDLGDVVELRGIQSGIENSNFFLTTTRGEYVLTIFENLTATQLPFYLDLMRHLAAHRVPVPDPMPRSDGSLFGILHGKPAAIVTKLEGAPELKPTPAHCIEVGQMLARMHLAGRDFPRHQPNLRSLAWWQENLPAIVDFLSAPQRELIESELVHQAAFFTSADYAALPDGPCHCDLFRDNVLFAPGRDHARLGGFFDFYFAGVDKWLFDVAVTVNDWCVDLESGALDPARVDAMLRAYQTVRPFTPAEERHWNDMLRAGAMRFWVSRLYDFYRPREAQMLKPHDPGHFERILRERVKAAASLNQ is encoded by the coding sequence ATGGCCGTATTCACCCCCGTCTCTGACGCCGAACTCGGCGACTGGCTGCAACACTACGATCTCGGCGATGTCGTCGAATTGCGCGGCATCCAGTCGGGCATCGAGAACAGCAACTTTTTTCTTACGACCACGCGCGGCGAATACGTGCTCACGATCTTCGAGAATCTCACGGCGACGCAACTGCCGTTCTATCTCGATCTGATGCGCCATCTGGCCGCGCATCGCGTGCCGGTTCCCGATCCCATGCCGCGCAGCGACGGCTCGCTCTTCGGCATACTGCACGGCAAGCCCGCTGCCATCGTCACGAAACTCGAAGGCGCGCCGGAACTCAAGCCGACGCCCGCGCATTGCATCGAAGTCGGTCAGATGCTCGCGCGCATGCATCTCGCCGGGCGCGATTTTCCGCGGCATCAGCCGAACTTGCGCAGCCTCGCGTGGTGGCAGGAGAACTTGCCGGCCATCGTTGACTTCCTGAGCGCGCCGCAGCGCGAACTGATCGAATCCGAGCTTGTGCATCAGGCCGCGTTTTTCACGTCGGCGGACTACGCCGCGCTGCCGGACGGACCGTGCCACTGCGATCTGTTTCGCGACAACGTGCTGTTCGCGCCGGGCCGCGATCACGCACGGCTCGGCGGGTTCTTCGACTTCTACTTCGCGGGCGTCGACAAGTGGCTCTTCGACGTCGCCGTGACCGTGAACGACTGGTGCGTCGATCTCGAAAGCGGCGCGCTCGACCCCGCGCGTGTCGACGCAATGCTGCGCGCTTATCAAACCGTGCGCCCCTTCACGCCCGCCGAGGAACGCCACTGGAACGACATGCTGCGCGCCGGCGCCATGCGCTTCTGGGTCTCGCGCCTGTACGATTTTTACCGTCCGCGCGAGGCGCAGATGTTGAAACCGCACGATCCCGGCCATTTCGAACGCATTCTGCGCGAGCGCGTCAAAGCCGCTGCCAGCCTCAATCAGTAA
- a CDS encoding AMP nucleosidase yields the protein MTNDRTQTTQGTPANDFPTESFDDPAAAVSRVSAIYEANTAFLRDAFARYRRNEQFTHRVRACYPFVRVRTELNTQIDSRRSYGFVAGPGIFETTLTRPDLFGDYYREQLRLLTKNHHVGIEVGVSAQPIPIHFAFAEGIHLEGDLDRDRLLAMRNVFDTPDLALLDDRIVNGTYEPAAGEPHPLALFTAARVDFSLHRLRHYTATSPTHFQNYVLYTNYQFYIDEFVKLGRTLMSRADDEETRAYRSEYSSFVEPGDVVTYNANLGEQPEEGAPIARLPQMPAYHLKRADGSGITMVNIGVGPSNAKTITDHIAVLRPHAWVMLGHCAGLRNTQRLGDYVLAHGYVREDHVLDDDLPLWVPIPALAEVQVALEKAVAQVTQLEGVELKRVMRTGTVASVDNRNWELRDHREPVQRLSQSRAIALDMESATIAANGFRFRVPYGTLLCVSDKPLHGELKLPGMADQFYRAQVDQHLQIGVKAMELLRMNGLSRLHSRKLRSFAEVAFQ from the coding sequence ATGACAAACGACCGGACTCAGACCACTCAGGGAACGCCTGCAAACGACTTCCCAACCGAATCATTCGACGACCCCGCAGCCGCCGTCTCGCGGGTCTCCGCCATCTACGAAGCCAACACCGCTTTCCTGCGCGACGCGTTCGCGCGGTATCGGCGCAACGAGCAGTTCACGCATCGCGTGCGCGCGTGCTATCCGTTCGTGCGCGTGCGTACCGAGCTCAACACGCAGATCGACTCGCGGCGCTCGTATGGTTTCGTCGCCGGGCCCGGCATCTTCGAAACTACGCTCACGCGTCCGGATCTCTTTGGCGATTATTATCGCGAGCAGTTGCGGCTCTTGACGAAGAACCATCATGTGGGCATTGAAGTGGGCGTGTCGGCGCAACCCATTCCTATTCACTTCGCGTTCGCCGAAGGCATCCATCTCGAAGGCGATCTCGACCGCGATCGCCTGCTCGCCATGCGCAATGTCTTCGATACCCCGGACCTCGCGCTGCTCGACGACCGCATCGTGAACGGCACGTATGAGCCCGCCGCGGGCGAGCCTCATCCGCTTGCGCTCTTCACGGCGGCGCGGGTGGATTTTTCGCTGCATCGGCTGCGGCACTACACGGCGACTTCCCCCACGCATTTTCAGAACTACGTGCTTTATACGAATTACCAGTTCTATATCGACGAGTTCGTGAAGCTCGGCCGCACGCTGATGTCGCGCGCGGATGACGAGGAAACGCGCGCGTATCGCAGCGAGTATTCGTCATTCGTCGAACCGGGCGATGTCGTCACCTACAACGCCAATCTCGGCGAGCAACCGGAGGAAGGCGCGCCAATCGCGCGTCTGCCGCAGATGCCCGCGTATCACCTGAAGCGCGCGGATGGCAGCGGCATCACGATGGTGAACATCGGCGTGGGGCCGTCGAACGCAAAGACCATTACGGATCACATCGCGGTGCTGCGTCCGCACGCGTGGGTCATGCTCGGGCATTGCGCGGGCTTGCGGAACACGCAGCGTCTGGGCGATTACGTGCTGGCGCACGGCTATGTGCGCGAGGATCACGTACTGGATGACGACCTGCCGCTGTGGGTGCCGATTCCCGCGCTGGCGGAAGTGCAGGTCGCGCTCGAAAAGGCCGTGGCGCAGGTGACGCAACTCGAAGGCGTGGAACTGAAGCGCGTGATGCGCACGGGCACCGTCGCGAGCGTGGACAATCGGAATTGGGAATTGCGCGATCATCGCGAGCCGGTGCAGCGGCTGTCGCAAAGCCGCGCGATCGCGCTCGATATGGAAAGCGCGACCATCGCCGCGAACGGCTTCCGGTTCCGCGTGCCTTATGGGACGTTGCTATGCGTGTCGGACAAACCGCTGCATGGCGAACTCAAGCTGCCGGGCATGGCCGATCAGTTTTATCGTGCGCAAGTGGATCAGCATTTGCAGATCGGCGTGAAGGCAATGGAACTGCTGCGCATGAATGGCCTGTCGCGGTTGCACAGCCGGAAGTTGCGCAGCTTTGCGGAGGTGGCGTTTCAGTGA
- a CDS encoding TIGR00730 family Rossman fold protein, which yields MNKRKVIPSLRSLADQERATAKKARASWQMFTIMAEFIEATEYLSEIRPAISIYGSARLKPESPYYQRTIEIAQKFSDAGFAVISGGGPGIMEAANKGAHAGKSPSVGLNIELPHEQSGNQWQDISLRFRHFFTRKVTFVKNSDAVVVMPGGFGTLDELAEVLTLIQTKKSRHVPIVLVGAEFWAGLLDWFKNTLLTNGVIGEKDLGLMQVIDDPDQVLDAVLRFYEDREGAAEQPAEGKSDEDRMFYL from the coding sequence ATGAACAAGAGAAAAGTGATTCCGAGTCTGCGATCGCTCGCAGATCAAGAGCGCGCGACGGCCAAAAAGGCTCGCGCATCGTGGCAGATGTTCACGATTATGGCAGAGTTTATCGAGGCTACCGAGTACCTCTCGGAGATCCGTCCTGCCATCAGCATCTACGGTTCCGCGCGTCTCAAACCCGAGTCGCCGTACTATCAGCGGACCATTGAAATCGCGCAAAAATTCTCGGATGCAGGCTTTGCCGTGATCTCCGGCGGCGGTCCCGGCATCATGGAAGCAGCCAATAAAGGCGCGCATGCGGGCAAGTCGCCGTCGGTGGGTCTCAACATCGAATTGCCGCACGAGCAGTCGGGCAATCAATGGCAGGACATCTCGCTGCGCTTCCGTCACTTCTTCACGCGGAAGGTCACGTTCGTCAAGAATTCGGATGCGGTCGTCGTGATGCCGGGCGGCTTCGGCACGCTTGACGAACTGGCCGAAGTGCTCACGCTCATTCAGACCAAGAAGTCGCGCCACGTGCCTATCGTGCTGGTGGGCGCCGAATTTTGGGCCGGCTTGCTCGACTGGTTCAAGAACACGCTGCTGACCAATGGCGTCATCGGCGAAAAAGATCTTGGACTAATGCAAGTGATCGACGACCCCGATCAAGTGCTCGATGCGGTGCTGCGCTTCTATGAAGATCGCGAAGGCGCAGCAGAGCAACCGGCGGAAGGTAAGTCGGATGAGGACCGGATGTTTTATTTGTGA